One genomic segment of Chitinophaga sancti includes these proteins:
- a CDS encoding efflux RND transporter periplasmic adaptor subunit, translating to MKTKYIVSLVVILIIGLIVYKLAVNKKKLNEKNKQAPVTLVQIPVKVAVAREQLLEINIIKTGNIAPFKEAKAVAMSGGTLTQVRFELGDQVKQEQVLAITDTRQAQLELQKAETDAAKLRNDLDTYTELLKGKAATQEKLNEIKNNYQTALNQVDQVRKKLADAVIKAPTSGIISAKPVEQGVFVNAGTEIATIVNLNKAKVQVNLTEAEVYKVTNGQKVKITSDVYPGKEFFGTISFISPQADQTHNYLVEIMTDNTTQSILRSGTFVYADFSKKTQEQLLVIPREALTESVKNASVYVVKNNVVHQQLIRTGTEMGGLMQVISGLQAGDSVVTSGQINLKDGTPVSVSK from the coding sequence ATGAAAACGAAGTACATCGTAAGTTTAGTCGTTATCCTGATCATCGGATTGATCGTTTACAAACTGGCTGTCAATAAGAAAAAGCTGAACGAAAAAAATAAGCAGGCGCCTGTGACCCTGGTACAGATACCGGTAAAGGTAGCCGTAGCCAGGGAACAGTTGCTCGAAATCAATATCATAAAGACCGGTAACATTGCACCGTTCAAAGAAGCAAAGGCCGTAGCCATGAGTGGCGGTACCCTTACACAGGTGCGCTTTGAACTGGGTGATCAGGTAAAACAGGAACAGGTACTCGCTATTACGGATACACGACAGGCACAGCTGGAACTGCAAAAAGCAGAAACAGATGCCGCCAAGCTCCGTAATGACCTCGATACCTACACCGAACTTCTGAAAGGCAAAGCCGCCACACAGGAGAAGTTAAATGAAATCAAAAACAACTACCAGACTGCCCTGAACCAGGTAGACCAGGTGCGGAAGAAACTCGCGGATGCCGTGATCAAAGCGCCTACCAGTGGTATCATCAGCGCTAAACCGGTAGAACAGGGGGTATTTGTAAATGCAGGTACGGAGATCGCTACTATCGTGAACCTGAACAAAGCAAAAGTACAGGTGAACCTGACAGAAGCAGAAGTTTACAAAGTAACAAACGGGCAGAAAGTTAAGATCACCTCTGATGTGTATCCCGGTAAGGAATTCTTTGGTACTATAAGTTTTATCAGCCCGCAGGCCGATCAGACACACAACTACCTGGTGGAAATTATGACGGACAATACCACACAGTCCATTCTCCGCTCCGGTACATTCGTATATGCTGACTTTTCTAAGAAGACACAGGAACAATTACTGGTGATCCCGAGAGAAGCCCTGACAGAGAGCGTGAAGAACGCTTCTGTATATGTAGTGAAGAATAATGTAGTACATCAGCAGCTCATCCGGACCGGTACTGAAATGGGCGGTTTGATGCAGGTGATCAGTGGTTTGCAGGCAGGTGACTCTGTCGTTACTTCCGGTCAGATCAACCTGAAAGATGGTACTCCAGTCAGTGTGTCAAAATAA
- a CDS encoding TolC family protein — MRKKKLLIAVLLLISGASYAQNNWTLKSCIEYGLKNHRSNVVYANDKKAADAKAREALAAYLPSVSISGSIDDNLKVQETVIPAGIFGDHDLRVAFTKKFNTNPVAQLDQTIFDQSLLTGLKANKYNRESADLNVQQNNETIIYNISNAFAQIFVYREQLSLLHTNLDTYHEQMDITSLQVNKGTVLQKELDKVTVDYNNTVSKIHVAESNLTLSYNQLKYEMGFPLTDTITVDSTEAAKAFNSLAIAAPDANTFSAANRLDFRISQVNEKMLAIDEQRLRNGIYPRLTAYARYGAIGYGDNLNESFKSLATYSAIGIKLSIPILDFYKRNAQSAQAKYKHLNAIEQLKIDEGKYALEYQNARTKVMQEQGNMDNNRRNIELAQSVFTTTNLQYQKGTTDMTDWLNAQNSLKEAQNNYLSSIYNFFLARIDLEKAGGSLKTFYLAL, encoded by the coding sequence ATGAGAAAGAAAAAACTACTTATTGCAGTGTTATTACTGATCAGTGGCGCCTCTTATGCCCAGAACAACTGGACACTTAAGAGCTGCATTGAATACGGTTTGAAAAACCACCGTAGCAATGTTGTGTATGCCAATGATAAAAAAGCTGCAGATGCCAAAGCCCGCGAAGCACTGGCTGCTTACCTGCCCAGTGTCAGTATCTCCGGCTCTATCGACGACAACCTGAAAGTACAGGAAACCGTAATTCCTGCCGGTATATTCGGCGACCATGATCTTCGTGTTGCATTTACCAAAAAATTCAATACCAATCCTGTAGCACAACTCGATCAAACCATTTTCGATCAGTCGCTGCTCACCGGGCTCAAGGCGAATAAATATAACAGGGAATCTGCCGACCTGAATGTGCAGCAGAATAACGAGACCATTATATACAATATCAGCAATGCCTTTGCTCAGATTTTCGTGTATAGGGAACAGTTGTCTCTCCTGCATACCAACCTGGATACCTACCACGAACAGATGGACATCACCAGTCTGCAGGTAAACAAAGGTACTGTATTGCAGAAGGAACTGGACAAAGTAACGGTTGACTACAACAATACCGTATCTAAAATACATGTTGCAGAAAGTAACCTTACTTTATCCTACAACCAGCTCAAATATGAAATGGGATTTCCGCTCACTGATACCATCACGGTAGACAGTACGGAAGCTGCCAAAGCCTTTAATAGCCTGGCTATCGCTGCGCCCGATGCGAATACCTTTTCAGCTGCGAACCGCCTGGATTTCCGTATCTCACAGGTCAATGAGAAAATGCTGGCCATTGATGAGCAGCGCCTTCGCAATGGGATCTATCCAAGACTCACCGCATATGCCCGTTATGGTGCAATTGGTTATGGCGATAACCTGAATGAGTCTTTCAAATCACTGGCTACTTACTCCGCCATAGGTATCAAACTCAGTATTCCTATTCTCGATTTCTACAAGCGCAATGCGCAATCGGCACAGGCAAAGTACAAACACCTGAATGCAATCGAACAATTAAAAATAGACGAAGGTAAATACGCACTGGAATACCAGAACGCCCGCACCAAAGTAATGCAGGAGCAGGGCAATATGGACAATAACCGGCGCAATATAGAACTGGCGCAATCTGTGTTCACCACTACCAATCTGCAATACCAGAAAGGTACCACGGACATGACCGATTGGCTCAATGCCCAGAACTCACTGAAAGAAGCACAGAACAATTACCTGAGCTCCATATATAATTTCTTCCTTGCCCGTATCGATCTCGAAAAAGCGGGTGGATCACTCAAGACTTTTTACCTGGCTCTATAA